Proteins encoded within one genomic window of Fibrobacter sp.:
- a CDS encoding fibrobacter succinogenes major paralogous domain-containing protein — translation MKKFILLLAFFALSACDDSSSAGGDNGSGGNRGGIPDTVETFMELSDYDCGKSQKCVATYLTEYHDMAVCDGDNGWVIGTLIEKMDCDFSSSSVKSSDPAEVTDKSSDSKDNSSSAGTSTKSSNSNSSGNGAKSSNSSAKSSSSVYGSGQCEVETDENCFKDARDGQTYKMMKIGDQVWMAQNLNYQTEKSWCGGGRHETMEEGDCAIYGRLYTWAAAMGKSEDECGCYHDCTTLGTGNVQGVCPNGWHVPAQSEWEELFGAVGGTTWATAGLKLKTKTGWIGEGNGTDDYGFSALPAGIAYYEGYFARVGRNAYFWSASQFSKDYAYYAYLYFLKSAWLYHDYSKDHGFSVRCVKDSE, via the coding sequence CCTGTGACGACTCTTCGTCGGCGGGGGGTGATAATGGTAGTGGCGGGAACCGTGGTGGAATTCCCGACACAGTCGAGACATTCATGGAACTGTCGGATTACGACTGCGGCAAGAGTCAGAAGTGCGTTGCCACCTACCTGACGGAATACCATGACATGGCTGTTTGCGATGGCGACAACGGCTGGGTCATCGGGACTCTCATCGAGAAGATGGACTGCGACTTCTCTTCATCGAGTGTCAAGTCCAGCGATCCCGCCGAAGTGACCGACAAGTCCAGCGACAGCAAGGACAATTCTTCTTCGGCAGGAACATCGACCAAATCCAGCAACTCCAATTCGTCTGGAAATGGCGCAAAGTCAAGCAACAGTTCTGCGAAGTCCTCGAGTTCTGTATATGGAAGTGGACAGTGTGAAGTTGAAACAGACGAGAACTGTTTTAAAGACGCTCGTGATGGTCAGACATACAAGATGATGAAAATCGGAGACCAAGTGTGGATGGCTCAGAATTTGAATTACCAGACGGAGAAAAGTTGGTGCGGTGGCGGAAGACACGAAACGATGGAGGAAGGCGATTGCGCCATCTACGGGCGGCTCTACACCTGGGCCGCCGCCATGGGCAAGTCTGAGGACGAGTGCGGCTGCTACCACGATTGTACCACCCTGGGTACGGGCAACGTGCAGGGCGTGTGCCCCAACGGCTGGCATGTTCCCGCGCAGAGTGAATGGGAGGAACTGTTTGGTGCAGTGGGTGGAACAACTTGGGCCACGGCGGGCTTGAAACTCAAGACCAAGACGGGTTGGATAGGTGAAGGTAACGGCACGGATGACTACGGTTTTTCTGCGCTTCCTGCAGGCATCGCGTACTACGAGGGCTACTTTGCACGTGTCGGCCGCAATGCCTATTTCTGGAGTGCCTCGCAGTTCAGTAAAGACTACGCCTACTATGCGTACCTTTACTTCCTCAAATCTGCGTGGCTATATCACGATTACAGCAAGGACCATGGTTTCTCCGTCCGTTGCGTCAAGGACTCTGAATAG
- a CDS encoding ATP-binding protein, with the protein MIERAIFETVLDMASKFPVVTLTGPRQSGKSTLLKSCFVDYKYISLEDPDIRQLAENDPRGFLKDCGTKCIIDEAQRVPDLFSYLQTIVDSRDECGQFILSGSHNFLLMERISQSLAGRTGILKLFPFSAEELRAVDKLPNDLDEILLKGCYPRLYDKKVSAKEYFTSYLQTYVERDVRLLRNITDMAAFKRFLKLCAANVGSILNVTSLAKDAGISVITANAWISILEASFILLRLPPYYKNFSKRVIKSPKIYFCDTGLLCNLLNIFNREQLQKSGLRGAIFENFVVTEYMKNALFKGEEPQLYFWRDTNQNEVDLLCETDGELNAIEIKSGETKNQKFYDGLKKFAEVAGIPLTNTRVVYGGDDSYRGENQKFISWKEITPIQSP; encoded by the coding sequence ATGATTGAAAGGGCGATTTTTGAGACTGTTCTGGATATGGCGTCTAAATTTCCCGTGGTCACGCTGACGGGGCCTAGGCAAAGTGGCAAATCCACCTTGCTGAAATCATGCTTTGTGGACTATAAATACATTTCGCTAGAAGACCCCGATATTCGCCAACTCGCCGAAAACGACCCCCGCGGATTCCTAAAGGACTGCGGAACAAAATGTATTATAGACGAGGCGCAACGCGTTCCAGACTTATTTTCCTATCTACAGACAATCGTAGATTCTCGTGACGAGTGCGGACAGTTTATTTTGTCCGGTTCGCACAATTTCTTATTGATGGAACGTATTTCGCAAAGCCTCGCCGGACGCACAGGCATTCTCAAGCTTTTCCCATTTTCCGCCGAAGAATTAAGGGCTGTTGACAAGCTTCCAAATGATCTTGACGAAATTTTGCTCAAAGGTTGTTACCCTAGACTCTATGACAAGAAAGTTTCGGCAAAGGAATACTTCACATCTTACCTACAGACGTATGTCGAACGGGATGTCCGCCTATTGCGAAACATAACCGACATGGCGGCTTTCAAGCGTTTTCTCAAACTATGCGCGGCAAACGTCGGATCCATTTTGAACGTAACCTCGCTTGCCAAAGACGCGGGAATATCCGTCATAACGGCAAACGCCTGGATTTCGATTCTTGAAGCCAGTTTTATACTTCTTCGCCTGCCTCCGTACTATAAGAATTTTTCAAAAAGAGTCATCAAATCGCCTAAAATCTATTTCTGCGACACGGGGCTGCTGTGCAATCTGTTGAACATTTTCAACCGGGAACAGTTGCAAAAAAGCGGATTGCGCGGAGCAATCTTCGAGAATTTCGTGGTTACCGAATACATGAAAAATGCACTGTTTAAAGGCGAAGAACCGCAACTTTATTTCTGGCGCGACACGAACCAGAATGAAGTCGACTTGCTTTGCGAAACCGATGGTGAACTGAACGCCATCGAAATCAAGTCTGGCGAGACAAAGAACCAGAAATTCTACGACGGATTGAAGAAATTTGCCGAAGTCGCAGGCATTCCGCTAACGAACACAAGAGTCGTCTATGGCGGCGACGATTCTTACCGCGGGGAAAATCAGAAATTCATCAGCTGGAAAGAAATAACCCCTATTCAGAGTCCTTGA
- the secD gene encoding protein translocase subunit SecD, with protein MNKHKFGMREFIILLVIALSAYTVWPSIQVHSRKGDEKKAFLKENPKLGSKSINFGLDLAGGTSITLEIDKSGLKPNEDIKDIQAQSLEIIRNRVDQFGLSEPQISPSGDDRILVELAGVDDSTAKSLVGSTAKLEFKILAESEKFTQVVGLIDQYLTRQTTDIVADSAATDSTAAAKDSTVAAANAATADSAKPAADTAKALSDDELLGKAPAAEVAATDSAKEAAPAEGEPASEVGTALSAYYLSFGNGGFIAEENIEKVKKLLETEGVQKLIPRDVNFAFGSGLEPVQRGSKIKAKRLYLLKRRAEMGGDDIVDARPYRVSDGTNAGEVAVSLKFGGIGPKKFSAVTAANIGKQMAIVLDNQVISAPVIRDRIPNGDAQITGLDDMAEANRLAVVLRAGALKAPMKIIESRSVGATLGEENIVQGFGSGAIGLILCLVFMVAYYRLGGLIASFGMVINTLVTAAVMSVFNATLTLPGIAGFILVVGMSLDANVIIYERIREELKNGLTARAAVAKGYERAFSAILDSNLTTVLTGLILYKIGTGSVKGFGLTLTIGILTSLFCAITVTRAILDWRLAKADRTTLSIGNGFKAINEANLQIIPNRRRFGLISCILIVASIACVAVKGFDFSIDFTGGQVYTVQYQDDGKHEKDLSGALSAAGIDGAKVRTLGGTSANSYQISMRASDDVNFEDKMAEAFAKAGQKCEIVAKDNVGPTIGKELRFNAILSVILAWLGILLYVWFRFGKFGLGFGVAAVLGLVHDTIITLGFISAFSLSFDGALIASLLTMIGYSVNDTIVNFDRIRENTAVFGSGNFAETINKSLNQCFSRTMVTSLTTLFVCVILAVKGGSSIRDFGLVQCFGILIGTYSSVCICSPIVLWWSKKFKKGV; from the coding sequence ATGAACAAACATAAATTTGGAATGCGGGAATTTATCATTCTCCTTGTAATAGCACTTTCGGCCTATACCGTGTGGCCCTCTATCCAGGTCCACTCCAGGAAGGGCGACGAAAAGAAGGCTTTCCTTAAGGAAAATCCGAAGCTGGGCTCCAAGTCCATCAATTTCGGTCTGGACCTGGCCGGCGGTACCAGCATCACGCTGGAAATCGACAAGTCCGGCCTGAAGCCGAACGAGGACATCAAGGACATCCAGGCCCAGTCCCTGGAAATCATCCGTAACCGTGTGGACCAGTTCGGTCTTTCCGAACCCCAGATTTCCCCCTCCGGCGATGACCGCATCTTGGTGGAACTGGCCGGCGTGGACGACTCTACCGCCAAGTCCCTGGTGGGTTCTACCGCCAAGCTGGAATTCAAGATTTTGGCCGAATCCGAGAAGTTTACCCAGGTGGTTGGCCTTATCGACCAGTACCTGACCCGTCAGACTACCGACATCGTGGCTGACTCCGCTGCAACGGACTCTACGGCTGCCGCCAAGGATTCCACCGTGGCCGCCGCTAACGCTGCTACAGCCGACAGCGCCAAGCCAGCTGCCGACACGGCGAAGGCCCTTTCCGACGACGAACTTTTGGGCAAGGCCCCCGCAGCCGAAGTTGCCGCCACCGATTCTGCCAAGGAAGCCGCTCCTGCCGAGGGTGAACCTGCCAGCGAGGTCGGGACTGCCCTCAGCGCCTATTACCTGTCCTTCGGTAACGGCGGCTTTATCGCCGAAGAGAACATCGAAAAGGTGAAGAAGCTCCTGGAGACCGAAGGGGTCCAGAAGCTGATCCCCCGCGACGTGAACTTTGCCTTCGGCAGCGGTCTCGAACCGGTGCAGCGCGGCTCCAAGATCAAGGCCAAGCGCCTCTACTTGCTCAAGCGCCGTGCCGAAATGGGTGGCGACGACATCGTTGACGCCCGTCCCTATCGTGTAAGCGACGGTACCAATGCCGGTGAAGTGGCCGTCTCCCTGAAGTTCGGCGGTATCGGCCCCAAGAAGTTCTCCGCTGTCACGGCTGCCAACATCGGCAAGCAGATGGCCATCGTTCTCGACAACCAGGTTATTTCTGCTCCTGTGATTCGTGACCGTATCCCCAACGGCGACGCCCAGATTACCGGTCTTGACGACATGGCCGAGGCCAACCGTCTGGCGGTGGTTCTCCGTGCCGGTGCCCTCAAGGCTCCTATGAAGATTATTGAAAGCCGTAGCGTGGGTGCTACCCTCGGTGAAGAAAACATCGTCCAGGGCTTCGGCTCAGGTGCTATCGGCCTTATCCTCTGCTTGGTGTTCATGGTGGCCTACTACCGCCTGGGAGGCCTTATCGCTAGCTTCGGTATGGTCATCAACACCTTGGTGACTGCCGCCGTGATGTCCGTGTTCAACGCCACCCTGACTCTCCCGGGTATTGCCGGTTTCATCTTGGTGGTGGGTATGTCTCTCGACGCCAACGTGATTATTTACGAACGTATTCGTGAAGAACTGAAGAACGGCCTTACCGCCCGCGCCGCCGTGGCCAAGGGTTACGAACGGGCCTTCAGCGCCATCTTGGACTCCAACCTGACCACCGTGCTTACCGGCCTTATCCTCTACAAGATCGGTACGGGTTCCGTGAAGGGTTTCGGTCTCACGCTGACTATCGGTATCCTGACCTCCCTCTTCTGCGCCATCACCGTGACCCGCGCCATTCTCGACTGGCGCCTGGCCAAGGCCGACAGGACTACGCTCTCCATCGGTAACGGTTTCAAGGCCATCAACGAGGCGAACCTCCAGATTATCCCCAACCGCCGTCGCTTTGGCCTGATATCTTGCATCCTTATTGTTGCAAGTATCGCCTGTGTCGCCGTCAAGGGATTCGATTTCAGCATCGACTTCACCGGTGGCCAGGTCTATACGGTCCAGTATCAGGATGACGGCAAGCACGAGAAGGACCTGAGCGGTGCTCTCTCTGCGGCAGGCATCGACGGTGCGAAAGTTCGCACCCTGGGCGGTACCTCTGCCAACTCCTACCAGATCAGCATGCGCGCCTCCGACGACGTGAATTTCGAAGACAAGATGGCCGAAGCCTTTGCCAAGGCAGGCCAGAAGTGCGAAATCGTGGCCAAGGACAACGTGGGCCCCACCATCGGTAAGGAACTCCGTTTCAACGCTATCTTGTCTGTAATTCTCGCCTGGCTCGGCATTCTGCTCTATGTGTGGTTCCGTTTCGGCAAGTTCGGTCTCGGCTTCGGTGTGGCGGCGGTGCTTGGCCTGGTCCACGACACCATCATCACCCTGGGCTTCATCTCGGCCTTCAGCCTGTCTTTCGACGGAGCCCTGATTGCCTCGCTCTTGACCATGATTGGTTACTCCGTGAACGACACCATCGTGAACTTCGACCGTATCCGTGAAAATACCGCCGTGTTCGGCTCCGGCAACTTCGCAGAGACCATCAACAAGTCCCTGAACCAGTGCTTCAGCCGCACCATGGTGACCTCTCTCACCACCTTGTTCGTGTGCGTGATCCTCGCCGTGAAGGGCGGTTCCTCCATCCGCGACTTCGGCCTGGTGCAGTGCTTCGGTATCCTCATCGGTACCTACTCTTCTGTGTGCATCTGCTCTCCCATCGTTCTCTGGTGGAGCAAGAAGTTCAAGAAGGGTGTGTAA
- a CDS encoding magnesium transporter CorA family protein, translating to MLKYYKIEAGRLAVAPNEDAADIVMMGSLSQEQRSVLVKEYEITEHTIASAFDSDELSRIEYDDDFTTIVFKKPKNYSAADNFQFRVESFGIFIFKDWVLLLTDSDIPVMDEKRFSKIDSLNTFVLKVLSYAIYHFNEHLKIINRINDDLEQRLNTSMENKYLLSMFSLNKGLIYYVSALNSNDTLLKKLQMGRSLNWTEAERELLEDIQIENGQSLQQANIYANILTSMMDARASVINNNLNQLMKNLTIVTISISLPTFFASLFGMNVQLPFGMNGDATVGSPMTFWAVIAVCILSVVLFLGFWIRRK from the coding sequence ATGCTCAAGTATTACAAAATCGAAGCCGGTCGCCTGGCGGTCGCACCCAACGAAGATGCCGCCGACATCGTGATGATGGGCTCCCTCAGCCAGGAACAGCGCAGCGTCCTGGTCAAGGAATACGAGATTACCGAACATACCATCGCCTCCGCATTCGACTCCGACGAGCTTTCCCGTATCGAATACGACGACGATTTCACCACCATCGTGTTCAAGAAGCCCAAGAACTATTCCGCCGCCGACAACTTCCAGTTCCGGGTGGAATCCTTCGGCATCTTCATCTTCAAGGACTGGGTGCTGCTCCTGACCGACAGCGACATCCCGGTGATGGACGAAAAGCGTTTCTCGAAAATCGACAGCCTGAACACCTTCGTGCTGAAAGTCCTGAGCTACGCCATCTACCACTTCAACGAACACCTGAAAATCATCAACCGCATCAACGACGACTTGGAACAGCGGCTCAACACCTCCATGGAAAACAAGTACCTGCTTTCCATGTTCAGCCTGAACAAGGGCTTGATCTACTACGTGAGCGCCTTGAACAGTAACGATACCCTTTTGAAGAAACTCCAGATGGGCCGCAGCCTCAACTGGACCGAGGCCGAACGGGAACTGCTGGAAGACATCCAGATTGAAAATGGCCAGAGCCTGCAACAGGCCAACATCTACGCCAACATCTTGACGTCTATGATGGATGCCCGCGCAAGCGTCATCAACAATAACTTGAACCAGTTGATGAAGAACTTGACCATCGTGACGATTTCCATATCGCTCCCGACGTTCTTTGCCAGTTTGTTCGGCATGAACGTGCAACTGCCCTTCGGCATGAACGGCGACGCCACCGTGGGTTCGCCCATGACTTTCTGGGCCGTTATCGCCGTGTGTATCCTGTCGGTGGTGCTGTTCCTCGGCTTCTGGATCCGACGGAAATAG
- a CDS encoding polyprenyl synthetase family protein — translation MNLNKADFQTVLGQARELVQDQLALTEQVILNVAKNAPAGISDRLAALFQKKGKRIRSTLLCLIANCRKSTVDVDRVAHACAGIELLHSASLVHDDIIDDTEVRRGQKTAHKEWGTQVAVLIGDYVLSQSMQSVIEEAERDIPVILSQAADQLIAGEILELDHCGDMQLSFETYNRIIDGKTAALINAAAKIGAILAGFDKPMVDKCAEMGSHFGIAFQIIDDLLDYGYGSKNLDKAKFTDLSNGLITLPLLFYFENSSAEERREMEDLIKRASEDNIPAQIKEKLSVKGAFDKAKATAQNHLEKALEIAQGLPDSKFTDEIVAMFASMSDRGN, via the coding sequence ATGAATCTGAACAAGGCCGATTTCCAGACTGTGCTGGGCCAGGCGCGAGAACTGGTCCAAGACCAGCTTGCCCTGACGGAGCAGGTCATCTTGAACGTGGCCAAAAATGCCCCGGCTGGAATTTCGGACAGACTTGCCGCCCTTTTCCAGAAGAAGGGAAAGCGCATCCGCTCTACCCTGCTTTGCCTTATCGCCAACTGCAGAAAATCTACTGTTGACGTTGACCGGGTGGCCCACGCCTGCGCGGGCATTGAACTGTTGCACAGCGCAAGCCTTGTTCACGACGACATTATCGACGATACCGAAGTCCGGCGCGGGCAAAAAACGGCACACAAGGAATGGGGCACCCAGGTAGCCGTCCTCATTGGCGACTACGTGCTTTCCCAGTCCATGCAGAGCGTTATCGAAGAGGCGGAACGGGACATTCCCGTAATCCTCTCCCAGGCGGCAGACCAGCTGATTGCCGGTGAAATCCTGGAGCTGGACCACTGCGGCGACATGCAACTGTCCTTTGAGACCTACAACCGGATTATCGACGGAAAGACCGCGGCACTGATTAACGCCGCCGCCAAAATCGGAGCCATTCTTGCCGGGTTCGACAAGCCTATGGTGGACAAATGCGCCGAAATGGGAAGCCACTTCGGCATCGCCTTCCAGATTATCGACGACCTGCTGGACTACGGCTACGGTTCCAAGAACCTGGACAAGGCCAAGTTTACCGACCTTTCGAACGGGCTCATAACGCTCCCCCTGCTGTTCTATTTCGAAAACAGTTCCGCCGAAGAACGGCGCGAAATGGAAGACCTAATCAAGCGGGCCTCCGAAGACAATATTCCTGCGCAAATCAAGGAAAAGCTGAGCGTCAAGGGGGCATTCGACAAGGCGAAGGCCACGGCACAGAACCATCTGGAAAAGGCCCTGGAAATTGCGCAAGGGCTCCCCGACAGCAAATTTACCGACGAGATTGTCGCCATGTTCGCCAGCATGAGCGATAGAGGAAACTGA
- the gyrB gene encoding DNA topoisomerase (ATP-hydrolyzing) subunit B, with translation MKKAEEAYSGSSITVLEGLEAVRVRPAMYIGSTDIRGLHHLVWEVVDNSVDEALAGFCSHIEISILPGNGIRVTDNGRGIPTDIHPKEHIGTIEVVMTKLHAGGKFDSNSYKVSAGLHGVGVSCVNALSNKLIVTVRRDGKVVKQEFSRGIPCGPQVEVGPSDGTTGTSVEFYPDDSIFTETVYVYDTLATRFRELAFLMSGLRLTLTDERDPENIQSDTFCFPGGVSEFVRYVDEHRTPLFQEPIHLVLPDGQFPLEVAMWYNDGYQENFFSFVNNVNTYDGGTHVTGFKTALTRVINKFAAEMPKGKKDIQIAADDIREGLTAVIAIKVSQPQFEGQTKRKLGNSEIASYVNSAFGAKLEEYFQENPAAIKVILDKVYNAAVAREAAHRARTLARRKNILESGGLPGKLADCSSRDPKECEMFIVEGDSAGGSAKMGRNREFQAILPLRGKILNVEKASLHRVLDTEEIQNLVNAIGTGIGTEFKIEKLRYHKIIIMTDADVDGSHIQTLLLTFFFRYMRPLIDEGHIFLAMPPLYKLKVGQKERYLFDETDKDKAMAEIEDKKNVTINRFKGLGEMSPEQLNETTMDPSRRFLKQCYVEDGVLADQIFSMLMGEDVEPRRKFIETNAYKVLKDLDI, from the coding sequence ATGAAGAAGGCCGAAGAAGCCTACAGCGGTTCAAGCATTACCGTGCTAGAGGGCCTCGAAGCCGTGCGTGTGCGCCCCGCCATGTACATCGGCTCTACCGACATCCGCGGTCTCCACCACCTGGTATGGGAAGTGGTAGACAACTCCGTGGACGAAGCCCTGGCTGGATTCTGCAGCCACATCGAAATTTCCATTCTGCCCGGCAACGGCATCCGCGTTACCGACAACGGCCGCGGTATTCCTACCGATATTCACCCCAAGGAACACATCGGTACCATCGAAGTGGTGATGACCAAGCTCCATGCGGGCGGAAAGTTCGACAGCAATTCCTACAAGGTTTCTGCCGGTCTTCACGGCGTGGGCGTGAGCTGCGTGAACGCCCTTTCCAACAAGTTGATCGTGACCGTTCGTCGTGACGGCAAGGTGGTGAAGCAGGAATTCTCCAGAGGTATCCCCTGCGGCCCCCAGGTAGAAGTCGGTCCGTCGGATGGAACGACAGGCACCAGCGTGGAATTCTACCCGGACGATTCCATCTTTACTGAAACCGTTTACGTTTACGACACACTGGCCACCCGTTTCCGCGAGCTGGCGTTCCTCATGAGCGGGCTTCGCCTGACCCTCACCGACGAGCGTGACCCGGAAAACATCCAGTCCGACACCTTCTGCTTCCCGGGAGGCGTTTCCGAATTCGTGCGTTACGTAGATGAACACCGCACGCCCCTTTTCCAGGAACCCATCCACCTGGTGCTCCCCGACGGACAGTTCCCGCTGGAAGTGGCCATGTGGTACAACGACGGCTACCAGGAAAACTTCTTCAGCTTCGTGAACAACGTGAACACCTACGATGGCGGAACCCACGTGACGGGCTTCAAGACAGCCCTGACTCGTGTCATTAACAAGTTCGCCGCCGAAATGCCTAAGGGCAAAAAAGATATCCAGATTGCGGCAGACGATATTCGCGAAGGCCTTACCGCCGTTATCGCCATCAAGGTTTCCCAGCCCCAGTTCGAAGGCCAGACCAAACGCAAGCTGGGCAACTCCGAAATTGCAAGCTACGTGAACAGCGCCTTCGGTGCCAAGCTGGAAGAATACTTCCAGGAAAATCCGGCCGCCATCAAGGTGATTCTCGACAAGGTCTATAACGCCGCAGTGGCCCGCGAAGCGGCCCACCGGGCCCGTACCCTCGCCCGCCGCAAGAACATCCTTGAAAGTGGTGGACTTCCGGGCAAGCTGGCCGACTGCAGTAGCCGTGACCCCAAGGAATGCGAAATGTTCATCGTGGAAGGTGACTCCGCTGGCGGTTCTGCCAAGATGGGCCGTAACCGTGAATTCCAGGCAATCCTCCCCCTCCGCGGTAAAATCCTGAACGTGGAAAAGGCAAGCCTCCACCGCGTGCTGGACACCGAAGAAATCCAGAACCTGGTGAACGCCATCGGCACGGGTATCGGCACCGAATTCAAGATCGAGAAGCTCCGCTACCACAAGATTATCATCATGACCGATGCCGATGTGGACGGCTCCCATATCCAGACCTTACTCCTCACCTTCTTCTTCCGCTACATGCGGCCCCTCATTGACGAAGGACATATCTTCCTCGCCATGCCACCCCTGTACAAGCTGAAGGTTGGCCAGAAGGAACGTTACCTCTTTGACGAGACGGACAAGGACAAGGCCATGGCCGAAATCGAGGACAAGAAGAACGTTACCATCAACCGATTCAAAGGTCTTGGCGAAATGTCCCCGGAACAGCTGAACGAAACCACCATGGACCCATCCAGGCGTTTCTTGAAGCAGTGCTACGTGGAAGATGGCGTGCTGGCCGACCAGATTTTCAGCATGCTCATGGGCGAAGACGTGGAACCCCGCCGCAAGTTCATCGAAACCAACGCCTACAAGGTCCTGAAGGACCTGGATATCTAG
- a CDS encoding DUF721 domain-containing protein: MPIQKRKRKEFTGHNLVDVELLVGRVLDKFHLADEMQFQSLSEKFREVVGDLIFPHVKPIEIKKGILSLKVDNSAWKSELFLQKKAIIDKCNLMLGSPVIQGIRFV, encoded by the coding sequence ATGCCTATCCAGAAACGCAAGCGTAAAGAATTTACGGGCCACAATTTGGTGGACGTAGAGCTCCTTGTGGGCCGCGTTCTGGACAAGTTCCACCTGGCCGACGAAATGCAGTTCCAGAGCCTTTCGGAGAAGTTCCGGGAGGTGGTCGGGGACCTGATTTTCCCCCACGTAAAACCCATTGAAATCAAGAAGGGAATTCTCTCCCTGAAGGTGGACAATTCCGCCTGGAAAAGCGAACTGTTCCTGCAAAAAAAAGCTATAATTGACAAGTGTAATTTGATGCTCGGAAGCCCTGTAATCCAGGGCATCCGCTTTGTCTAG
- a CDS encoding ABC transporter permease, with protein MVEVLNNSAESLGRFVRRFFRTVINYIKFVWELFKNIPGAFSNFHTTVEQMQVVGITSIPVVFAASMATGAIMSWQLAYQFGDMIPMMFVGMAVGKSVMVELCPILTAMVLAGRIGASMCSELGTMAVTEQLDAYKVLGLSPFKFLLAPRLIATVIMLPVLTVISIFIGIVGGYEVAHLYKEVSWSVFFYGVRMFYHNWDLVVGLIKATLYGFFISSYACFFGYYTHSGAEGVGKSTKATVVAGMTSILIGGFTLSKLLLV; from the coding sequence TTGGTCGAAGTGTTGAACAACTCCGCGGAATCCTTGGGACGGTTCGTCCGAAGGTTTTTCCGCACGGTCATCAACTACATCAAGTTCGTGTGGGAATTGTTCAAGAACATTCCCGGCGCATTTTCCAATTTCCACACTACCGTCGAACAGATGCAGGTGGTGGGCATTACCAGTATCCCCGTGGTGTTCGCGGCGTCCATGGCCACGGGCGCCATCATGTCGTGGCAGCTGGCCTACCAGTTCGGCGACATGATCCCCATGATGTTCGTGGGCATGGCTGTCGGTAAGTCTGTGATGGTGGAGCTTTGCCCCATCCTCACCGCGATGGTCCTTGCGGGCCGTATTGGGGCTTCTATGTGTTCGGAGCTTGGGACCATGGCGGTGACCGAACAGCTTGACGCCTACAAGGTGCTTGGGCTCAGCCCCTTCAAGTTCCTGTTGGCTCCCCGCCTTATCGCCACCGTCATCATGCTGCCGGTGCTGACCGTCATCAGTATCTTTATCGGTATTGTGGGCGGTTACGAAGTGGCCCACCTGTACAAGGAAGTCTCCTGGTCCGTGTTCTTCTACGGCGTGCGCATGTTCTACCATAACTGGGACTTGGTGGTGGGCCTTATCAAGGCTACCCTTTACGGTTTCTTTATTTCTAGCTACGCCTGTTTCTTTGGCTACTACACCCATAGCGGAGCCGAAGGCGTGGGCAAGAGCACCAAGGCCACCGTGGTGGCAGGCATGACCAGCATCCTGATTGGCGGATTCACCCTGTCGAAGCTGTTGCTGGTGTAA